A section of the Saccharopolyspora gregorii genome encodes:
- a CDS encoding RNA-binding protein encodes MTVLADALEHLVRGIVDNPDDVRVQLLTTRRGRTLEVHVNPDDLGKVIGRGGRTATSLRTVISGIGGRGIRVDVVDTDR; translated from the coding sequence GTGACGGTCCTCGCGGACGCGCTCGAACACCTGGTGCGCGGCATCGTCGACAACCCCGACGACGTCCGCGTCCAACTCCTCACCACCCGGCGGGGCCGCACCCTGGAAGTCCACGTGAACCCGGACGACCTGGGCAAGGTCATCGGCCGTGGTGGCCGCACGGCGACCTCGCTGCGCACCGTGATCTCCGGGATCGGCGGGCGCGGCATCCGGGTCGACGTGGTCGACACAGATCGATGA
- a CDS encoding AAA family ATPase encodes MDISDESAVDGGPAPALRAPRRALVVLAGLPGAGKSTALHKLVAPPGTVVLDSEQVRARLKALLPDAVPYRWYRPLVHAVHRSRIAWYCLRSRGRVVAHEPSTRATTRLMLVLFALLSGRRRILVWLHVGPEEALAGQHARGRLIRGHAFQLHVHRAHRMHRALLSGRAPRGWQEVHLYTRADVTGGLRLLGPR; translated from the coding sequence GTGGACATTTCGGACGAGTCCGCCGTGGACGGCGGCCCAGCCCCCGCCCTGCGCGCCCCTCGCCGCGCGCTCGTCGTCCTGGCCGGGCTGCCCGGCGCGGGCAAGAGCACCGCGCTGCACAAGCTGGTCGCACCGCCGGGCACGGTGGTGCTGGACTCCGAGCAGGTCCGGGCCCGCCTCAAGGCGCTGCTGCCCGACGCCGTCCCGTACCGCTGGTACCGGCCGCTGGTGCACGCGGTGCACCGCTCGCGCATCGCCTGGTACTGCCTGCGCTCCCGCGGCCGCGTCGTCGCGCACGAACCCTCCACCCGCGCCACCACCCGGCTGATGCTGGTGCTGTTCGCGCTGCTCAGCGGGCGGCGGCGGATCCTGGTGTGGCTGCACGTCGGACCGGAGGAGGCGTTGGCCGGGCAGCACGCCCGCGGCAGGCTCATCCGGGGTCACGCGTTCCAGCTGCACGTGCACCGGGCGCACCGGATGCACCGGGCGCTGCTGTCCGGGCGCGCGCCGCGCGGCTGGCAGGAGGTGCACCTCTACACGCGCGCCGACGTGACCGGTGGGCTGCGCCTGCTCGGCCCCCGCTGA
- a CDS encoding metal-dependent hydrolase family protein: MTAPLHLRGVLLPEGEAGELWIGDGLISRTPLPGATTAFDGGYVLPGLVDAHCHVGIGPNGPVDLEVAAQQAETDRDAGTLLIRDCGAPIDTRPLQERADLPRIIRAGRHLAKPKRYIPYLADQLEHESQLPAAVAEQAAYGDGWVKLVGDWIDRAAGDLTPLWSEDVLAEAIAVAHAHGARVTAHVFGEDALPGLLNAGIDCIEHGTGLTDDTVELMARHGTALVPTLVNVENFPSFAAAATKYPDYASHMSALYERGDATVAKAVEAGVPVYAGTDAGGGIEHGVLVDEIRALHRIGMSAEQALGAASWAAREWLGHGGLEHGAVADLVCYDTDPRADLGALRHPSRIVLRGAVVT, translated from the coding sequence ATGACCGCGCCGCTGCACCTGCGCGGCGTGCTGCTGCCCGAGGGCGAAGCCGGTGAGCTGTGGATCGGCGACGGCCTGATCAGCCGCACGCCGCTGCCCGGCGCGACCACCGCGTTCGACGGCGGGTACGTGCTGCCCGGGCTCGTCGACGCGCACTGCCACGTCGGCATCGGCCCGAACGGCCCGGTCGACCTGGAGGTCGCCGCGCAGCAGGCCGAGACCGACCGGGACGCGGGCACCCTGCTCATCCGCGACTGCGGCGCGCCGATCGACACCCGGCCGCTGCAGGAACGCGCCGACCTGCCGCGGATCATCCGCGCGGGCAGGCACCTGGCGAAGCCGAAGCGCTACATCCCGTACCTCGCCGACCAGCTGGAGCACGAGTCCCAGCTGCCCGCCGCGGTCGCCGAGCAGGCGGCCTACGGCGACGGCTGGGTGAAGCTCGTCGGCGACTGGATCGACCGCGCCGCCGGGGACCTCACCCCGCTGTGGAGCGAGGACGTGCTGGCCGAGGCGATCGCCGTCGCGCACGCGCACGGCGCCCGCGTCACCGCGCACGTGTTCGGCGAGGACGCGCTGCCCGGCCTGCTCAACGCGGGCATCGACTGCATCGAGCACGGCACCGGACTCACCGACGACACCGTCGAGCTGATGGCCCGGCACGGCACCGCGCTGGTGCCGACGCTGGTGAACGTCGAGAACTTCCCGTCGTTCGCCGCGGCCGCCACGAAGTACCCGGACTACGCGAGCCACATGAGCGCGCTCTACGAGCGCGGCGACGCGACCGTGGCCAAGGCGGTCGAGGCGGGCGTCCCGGTGTACGCGGGTACCGACGCGGGCGGTGGCATCGAGCACGGCGTGCTCGTCGACGAGATCCGCGCGCTGCACCGCATCGGCATGTCCGCCGAGCAGGCGCTGGGCGCCGCTTCCTGGGCCGCCCGCGAATGGCTCGGCCACGGCGGCCTGGAGCACGGCGCGGTGGCCGACCTGGTCTGCTACGACACCGATCCGCGCGCGGACCTGGGCGCCCTGCGCCATCCCAGCCGCATCGTGCTGCGAGGCGCCGTCGTCACCTGA
- the rplS gene encoding 50S ribosomal protein L19, with protein MNTLDALDAQSLRSDIPAFRPGDTLKVYVRVIEGSRERNQVFQGVVIRRQGAGVRETFTVRKISFGVGVERTFPVHTPNISKIEVATRGQVRRAKLYYLRELRGKAAKIKEKREPIGAS; from the coding sequence ATGAACACCCTGGACGCTCTGGACGCCCAGTCGCTGCGTTCCGACATTCCGGCCTTCCGGCCTGGCGACACGCTGAAGGTCTACGTCCGCGTCATCGAGGGTTCGCGCGAGCGGAACCAGGTCTTCCAGGGCGTCGTGATCCGCCGCCAGGGCGCGGGCGTCCGCGAGACCTTCACCGTCCGCAAGATCTCCTTCGGTGTCGGCGTGGAGCGCACCTTCCCGGTGCACACCCCCAACATCTCCAAGATCGAGGTCGCCACCCGCGGCCAGGTGCGTCGCGCGAAGCTGTACTACCTGCGCGAGCTCCGCGGCAAGGCCGCCAAGATCAAGGAGAAGCGGGAGCCGATCGGCGCTTCCTGA
- a CDS encoding CPBP family intramembrane glutamic endopeptidase yields the protein MQVPQPEPAEGASAADGGTGTATKIPTPSAERDHRWGFGAFFLAEAVFILASVTLAALFGNPRESAWFSTALVCMLMLPTLVSAAVAVVITLVRGNGPRLDFGLHWRWEDVKTGFGIGLIGLLSTTVASMVWINWVGPENATSTVSSLLDGVQLSPSLAVLIFLHVWLIAPVCEEVLYRGLLWGAMERLRWSRISAFVLSTAVFAIGHLEPERTWLLLIIAIPIGVARMRTGRLTASVVAHQVNNFLPALGLLLISLGVVPAS from the coding sequence GTGCAGGTACCGCAGCCCGAGCCCGCCGAAGGCGCTTCCGCCGCGGACGGGGGGACCGGAACGGCCACCAAGATCCCCACCCCGTCGGCCGAACGCGACCACCGCTGGGGCTTCGGCGCGTTCTTCCTGGCGGAGGCCGTGTTCATCCTCGCCTCGGTGACGCTGGCGGCGCTGTTCGGGAACCCGCGCGAGAGCGCGTGGTTCTCGACCGCTCTGGTGTGCATGCTGATGCTGCCGACGCTGGTCTCCGCGGCCGTCGCCGTGGTCATCACCCTGGTGCGCGGCAACGGCCCGCGGCTGGACTTCGGGCTGCACTGGCGCTGGGAGGACGTCAAGACCGGCTTCGGCATCGGCCTGATCGGGCTGCTCAGCACCACCGTCGCCTCGATGGTCTGGATCAACTGGGTGGGGCCGGAGAACGCGACCTCCACGGTCAGCAGCCTGCTCGACGGGGTGCAGCTGTCCCCGTCGCTGGCGGTGCTGATCTTCCTGCACGTGTGGCTGATCGCCCCGGTGTGCGAGGAGGTCCTCTACCGCGGACTGCTGTGGGGCGCCATGGAACGGCTGCGCTGGAGCCGGATCAGCGCGTTCGTGCTCAGCACCGCCGTGTTCGCCATCGGGCACCTGGAACCGGAGCGCACCTGGCTGCTGCTCATCATCGCGATCCCGATCGGGGTGGCGCGGATGCGCACCGGCAGGCTCACCGCGAGCGTGGTCGCCCACCAGGTGAACAACTTCCTGCCCGCGCTGGGCCTGCTGCTGATCTCCCTCGGGGTCGTCCCGGCGTCCTGA
- a CDS encoding DEAD/DEAH box helicase, with product MPQIDQAVSGVLLTGDASSELPAADVNGEQAVTAAVESVESALAEQASETPTAEQAPAEQAPAEQAAAEQAPVEQPAAEQPAAEQAAVEEQPAAGQAPTGFDALALDPLVRKVLVELGYETPSPIQEQTIPPLLEGRDVMGLAQTGTGKTAAFALPILTNLDLDAPGPQALVLAPTRELAIQVAEAFQRYAKHLPGFNVLPIYGGQSYGPQLAGLKRGAHVVVGTPGRLIDHLDKGSLNLRNLKHLVLDEADEMLRMGFIEDVERILQSVPAQRQVALFSATMPGAIRKISQSYLREPVEISVKTKTSTATNITQKYVPVRGPYKLDALTRILEVQTFDAMIVFARTKQITEELAEKLKARGFNAAAINGDVPQAQRERTIGHLREGRIDILVATDVAARGLDVERISHVLNYDIPHDSESYVHRIGRTGRAGRSGEAILFVSPRERHMLRSIEKATRQSIEQMDLPSVDDVNDQRLARFAQGITDTLEKGGLELFHNLVQEYERTHDVPAVEIAAALAGMVQGDRPLLLEPEPQDNRRGHRDGGFEPAGTDTDTYRVEVGRRNRVTPSALVGALANEGGLHSKHIGHIDIRAEHTLIELPANLPEDMLRKLSKTQVAGRGLRISRADGEVLARRGPRPGRDKPRPHRKGGPRAPQQGGRPGGGYGKRPSRDRT from the coding sequence ATGCCCCAAATCGATCAAGCAGTTTCCGGTGTGCTCCTGACCGGCGACGCGAGCTCCGAGCTGCCCGCCGCCGACGTCAACGGCGAGCAGGCCGTCACCGCCGCCGTCGAGTCCGTCGAATCCGCGCTGGCCGAGCAGGCGTCGGAGACGCCCACCGCTGAGCAGGCCCCCGCTGAGCAGGCCCCCGCTGAGCAGGCCGCAGCCGAGCAGGCTCCGGTCGAGCAGCCCGCCGCCGAGCAGCCCGCCGCCGAGCAGGCTGCCGTCGAGGAGCAGCCCGCCGCCGGGCAGGCCCCCACCGGCTTCGACGCCCTCGCGCTCGACCCGCTGGTCCGCAAGGTCCTCGTCGAGCTCGGCTACGAGACGCCCTCGCCGATCCAGGAGCAGACCATCCCGCCGCTGCTGGAAGGCCGCGACGTGATGGGCCTGGCGCAGACCGGCACCGGCAAGACGGCCGCGTTCGCGCTGCCGATCCTCACCAACCTCGACCTCGACGCGCCCGGCCCGCAGGCCCTGGTGCTGGCCCCGACCCGCGAGCTGGCCATCCAGGTCGCCGAGGCGTTCCAGCGCTACGCCAAGCACCTGCCGGGCTTCAACGTGCTGCCGATCTACGGCGGCCAGAGCTACGGCCCGCAGCTGGCCGGGCTCAAGCGCGGCGCGCACGTCGTCGTCGGCACCCCGGGCCGGCTCATCGACCACCTGGACAAGGGGTCGCTGAACCTGCGCAACCTCAAGCACCTGGTGCTCGACGAGGCCGACGAGATGCTGCGGATGGGCTTCATCGAGGACGTCGAGCGCATCCTGCAGTCGGTGCCGGCGCAGCGGCAGGTCGCGCTGTTCTCCGCGACGATGCCCGGCGCGATCCGCAAGATCAGCCAGTCGTACCTGCGCGAGCCGGTGGAGATCTCGGTCAAGACCAAGACCTCCACGGCCACCAACATCACGCAGAAGTACGTGCCGGTGCGCGGCCCGTACAAGCTGGACGCGCTGACCCGCATCCTCGAAGTGCAGACCTTCGACGCGATGATCGTGTTCGCCCGCACCAAGCAGATCACCGAAGAGCTCGCCGAGAAGCTCAAGGCGCGCGGCTTCAACGCCGCCGCGATCAACGGTGACGTGCCGCAGGCGCAGCGCGAGCGGACCATCGGGCACCTGCGCGAGGGCCGGATCGACATCCTGGTGGCCACCGACGTCGCGGCCCGCGGGCTCGACGTGGAGCGCATCTCGCACGTGCTGAACTACGACATCCCGCACGACAGCGAGTCGTACGTGCACCGCATCGGCCGCACCGGCCGGGCCGGGCGCAGCGGCGAGGCGATCCTGTTCGTCTCCCCGCGCGAGCGGCACATGCTGCGCTCCATCGAGAAGGCCACCCGGCAGTCCATCGAGCAGATGGACCTGCCGAGCGTGGACGACGTGAACGACCAGCGCCTCGCCCGCTTCGCCCAGGGGATCACCGACACCCTGGAGAAGGGCGGTCTGGAGCTGTTCCACAACCTCGTGCAGGAGTACGAGCGCACCCACGACGTGCCCGCGGTGGAGATCGCCGCCGCGCTGGCCGGCATGGTGCAGGGCGACCGCCCGCTGCTGCTCGAACCGGAACCGCAGGACAACCGCCGCGGTCACCGCGACGGCGGCTTCGAGCCCGCCGGTACCGACACCGACACCTACCGGGTCGAGGTCGGCCGCCGGAACCGCGTCACGCCGAGCGCCCTGGTCGGCGCGCTGGCCAACGAGGGCGGCCTGCACAGCAAGCACATCGGGCACATCGACATCCGGGCCGAGCACACGCTCATCGAGCTGCCCGCGAACCTGCCCGAGGACATGCTGCGCAAGCTCAGCAAGACCCAGGTCGCCGGCCGCGGCCTGCGGATCAGCCGGGCCGACGGCGAGGTGCTGGCCCGCCGCGGTCCGCGTCCCGGCCGGGACAAGCCGCGCCCGCACCGCAAGGGCGGCCCGCGGGCACCGCAGCAGGGCGGTCGTCCCGGCGGCGGCTACGGTAAGCGCCCCAGCCGCGACCGCACCTGA
- a CDS encoding P-II family nitrogen regulator, which produces MKLVTAIVQPSRLDALKDALGRLGVLGMTVSDVQGYGRQQGHTEVYRGAEYAVDFVEKVRVEVVVDDVAVGEVVDGIVRAARTGKVGDGKVWVTAVDSVVRVRTGETGVAAI; this is translated from the coding sequence ATGAAGCTGGTGACCGCGATCGTCCAGCCCAGCAGGCTGGATGCGCTCAAGGACGCGCTGGGGAGGCTGGGCGTGCTCGGCATGACCGTCAGCGACGTCCAGGGATACGGCAGGCAGCAGGGCCACACCGAGGTGTACCGCGGCGCCGAGTACGCGGTGGACTTCGTGGAGAAGGTCCGGGTCGAGGTCGTCGTGGACGACGTGGCGGTGGGTGAGGTCGTCGACGGGATCGTGCGCGCCGCCCGCACCGGCAAGGTCGGCGACGGCAAGGTCTGGGTCACCGCGGTGGATTCCGTGGTGCGGGTCCGGACGGGGGAGACCGGGGTGGCGGCGATCTGA
- the rimM gene encoding ribosome maturation factor RimM (Essential for efficient processing of 16S rRNA) — translation MTGPELAVGRVVKTHGVRGEVVVDVRTDSPELRFAPGAVLGVQRRGKPGPDTLTVTAARPHAGRLLVRFESVDAMDEAERLRGFTLTVRTDELAPTDDPDEFHDHQLEGLRVVLPTGDEVGVVREVLHTPGGELLSVRTADDVERLVPFVAAIVPEVDLAAGRVLVDPPEGLLGDG, via the coding sequence ATGACCGGTCCGGAGCTGGCCGTGGGCAGAGTCGTGAAGACGCACGGCGTGCGCGGCGAAGTCGTCGTCGACGTGCGCACCGACAGCCCTGAACTGCGGTTCGCGCCGGGCGCGGTGCTCGGCGTCCAGCGGCGCGGCAAGCCCGGACCGGACACGCTCACCGTGACAGCCGCCCGGCCCCACGCCGGGCGGCTGCTGGTGCGCTTCGAGTCGGTGGACGCCATGGACGAGGCCGAGCGGCTGCGCGGTTTCACGCTGACCGTGCGCACCGACGAGCTCGCGCCCACCGACGACCCGGACGAGTTCCACGACCACCAGCTGGAAGGTCTGCGAGTGGTGCTGCCGACCGGCGACGAGGTCGGCGTGGTGCGCGAAGTGCTGCACACGCCCGGCGGCGAACTGCTGTCGGTGCGCACCGCGGACGACGTGGAACGGCTCGTCCCGTTCGTCGCCGCGATCGTGCCCGAGGTGGACCTCGCGGCCGGGCGCGTCCTCGTCGATCCGCCCGAGGGCCTGCTCGGCGACGGCTGA
- a CDS encoding ammonium transporter, which yields MNSGDTAWVLISAALVLLMTPGLAFFYGGMVRARGVLNMIMMSLGAMGVVGVLWVLFGYSAAFGRDLGGLGLLGDPVQFFGLDGLLGEDQLSGTIPTLAFAGFQAMFAILTVALISGAIADRARFGPWLLFAGLWATVVYFPVAHWVFAFDETDDAGNATAVGGWIANRLAAIDFAGGTAVHINAGAAALALALVLGKRAGWPKGTGKPHSLPFVVLGAGLLWFGWFGFNAGSALAADNSAAVVLVNTLVATCAAMLAWLLVERVRDGHATTLGAASGIIAGLVAITPACSSVTPLGAIAVGGITGAVCALALSLKYRFGFDDSLDVVGVHLVGGLVGTLLVGFFASGSAPAGVNGLLYGGGFDQLWRQAVGAVVVFAYSFALSLLLAWIVKATVGFRLSPEDEAEGVDETEHAESAYHFGDGRSARRPAVRTDGADRELEGSNA from the coding sequence GTGAATTCAGGCGATACCGCATGGGTGCTGATCAGCGCCGCGCTGGTGCTGCTCATGACACCAGGGCTGGCTTTCTTCTACGGCGGCATGGTGCGCGCCCGCGGCGTGCTCAACATGATCATGATGAGTCTGGGCGCGATGGGCGTCGTCGGCGTCCTGTGGGTGCTGTTCGGGTACTCGGCCGCGTTTGGCAGGGACCTCGGCGGGCTCGGGCTGCTCGGTGACCCGGTGCAGTTCTTCGGGCTCGACGGGCTGCTCGGCGAGGACCAGCTGTCCGGGACGATCCCGACGCTGGCGTTCGCCGGTTTCCAGGCCATGTTCGCGATCCTGACGGTCGCGCTGATCTCCGGCGCCATCGCCGACCGGGCCCGCTTCGGGCCGTGGCTGCTGTTCGCGGGGCTGTGGGCGACCGTCGTGTACTTCCCGGTGGCGCACTGGGTGTTCGCGTTCGACGAGACCGACGATGCGGGGAACGCGACCGCGGTCGGCGGCTGGATCGCGAACCGGCTCGCCGCCATCGACTTCGCGGGCGGTACCGCGGTGCACATCAACGCCGGTGCGGCCGCGTTGGCCCTGGCGCTGGTGCTCGGCAAGCGGGCGGGCTGGCCGAAGGGCACCGGGAAGCCGCACAGCCTGCCGTTCGTGGTGCTCGGCGCCGGGCTGCTCTGGTTCGGCTGGTTCGGCTTCAACGCCGGTTCCGCGTTGGCCGCCGACAACTCGGCGGCGGTGGTGCTGGTGAACACGCTGGTGGCGACGTGCGCGGCGATGCTGGCCTGGCTGCTGGTGGAGCGGGTGCGCGACGGTCACGCCACCACGCTCGGCGCGGCCTCCGGCATCATCGCCGGTCTCGTGGCGATCACCCCGGCCTGCTCGTCGGTGACGCCGCTGGGCGCGATCGCGGTCGGCGGGATCACCGGCGCGGTGTGCGCGCTGGCTCTGAGCCTGAAGTACCGGTTCGGCTTCGACGACTCGCTCGACGTGGTCGGCGTGCACCTGGTCGGCGGCCTGGTCGGCACCCTGCTGGTCGGGTTCTTCGCCTCCGGTTCGGCGCCCGCCGGGGTGAACGGGCTGCTCTACGGCGGTGGCTTCGACCAGCTGTGGCGACAGGCGGTGGGCGCGGTGGTCGTGTTCGCCTACTCGTTCGCGCTGAGCCTGCTGCTGGCCTGGATCGTCAAGGCCACCGTCGGTTTCCGGCTGAGCCCGGAGGACGAGGCCGAAGGCGTCGACGAGACCGAGCACGCCGAATCCGCGTACCACTTCGGCGACGGTCGTTCCGCGCGCCGCCCGGCGGTGCGCACCGACGGCGCCGACCGCGAGCTGGAGGGCAGCAACGCATGA
- the trmD gene encoding tRNA (guanosine(37)-N1)-methyltransferase TrmD, which translates to MRIDVVTIFPEYLAPLRAALLGKAIEREKISVGVHDLRDWTHDVHRAVDDSPYGGGPGMVMKPDVWGEALDEVCGSGPQPPRLIVPTPAGRPFTQRTAVRWSAEPWLVFACGRYEGIDQRVVDEAASRMPVEEVSIGDYVLVGGEVATLTMVEAVARLLPGVLGNPASAEQDSFSDGLLEGPSYTRPEVWRERPVPDVLRSGNHAAIARWRRDRALDRTYRRRPDLLERLPAEALDKKDRARLDALRAEDGADAPD; encoded by the coding sequence TTGCGCATCGACGTCGTCACGATCTTCCCCGAATACCTGGCTCCGCTGCGCGCCGCGCTGCTGGGCAAGGCGATCGAGCGGGAGAAGATCTCCGTCGGCGTGCACGACCTGCGCGACTGGACCCACGACGTCCACCGCGCGGTGGACGACAGCCCGTACGGCGGCGGCCCGGGCATGGTGATGAAGCCCGACGTGTGGGGCGAGGCCCTCGACGAGGTGTGCGGTTCCGGTCCGCAGCCGCCCCGGCTGATCGTGCCCACCCCGGCCGGTCGGCCGTTCACCCAGCGCACCGCCGTCCGCTGGTCGGCGGAACCGTGGCTGGTGTTCGCCTGCGGCCGCTACGAGGGGATCGACCAGCGGGTGGTCGACGAGGCCGCGTCGCGGATGCCCGTGGAGGAGGTCTCCATCGGCGACTACGTGCTCGTCGGCGGCGAGGTCGCCACCCTGACCATGGTCGAGGCCGTGGCGCGGCTGCTGCCGGGCGTGCTGGGCAACCCGGCCTCCGCGGAGCAGGACTCGTTCTCCGACGGCCTCCTCGAAGGTCCCAGCTACACCCGGCCGGAGGTGTGGCGGGAGCGGCCCGTCCCGGACGTGCTGCGCTCCGGGAACCACGCCGCCATCGCCCGCTGGCGCCGGGACCGGGCGCTGGACCGGACCTACCGCCGGCGTCCCGACCTGCTGGAGCGGTTGCCCGCCGAGGCGCTGGACAAGAAGGACCGCGCCCGGCTGGACGCGCTGCGCGCCGAGGACGGGGCGGACGCCCCGGACTGA
- the rpsP gene encoding 30S ribosomal protein S16 — protein sequence MAVKIKLARIGKIREPHYRIVVADSRTRRNGRAIETIGQYHPMENPSRIIVDSERAQHWLSVGAQPTEPVQAILEVTGDWQKHKGLPGAEGTLKVAEPKQSKEELFAAALAAAGEDTVAEATTPKKKGGKKAEAEAAEEQKSEDGQA from the coding sequence GTGGCTGTGAAGATCAAGCTGGCCCGCATCGGTAAGATCCGGGAGCCGCACTACCGCATCGTCGTCGCCGACTCGCGCACCCGTCGCAACGGCCGGGCGATCGAGACCATCGGTCAGTACCACCCGATGGAGAACCCGAGCCGCATCATCGTCGACTCCGAGCGCGCGCAGCACTGGCTGAGCGTCGGTGCGCAGCCGACCGAGCCGGTTCAGGCCATCCTCGAGGTCACCGGTGACTGGCAGAAGCACAAGGGCCTGCCGGGCGCCGAGGGCACCCTGAAGGTCGCCGAGCCGAAGCAGAGCAAGGAAGAGCTGTTCGCCGCTGCTCTCGCCGCTGCCGGTGAGGACACCGTCGCCGAGGCCACCACGCCCAAGAAGAAGGGCGGCAAGAAGGCCGAGGCGGAGGCCGCTGAGGAGCAGAAGTCCGAGGACGGCCAGGCGTGA
- the ffh gene encoding signal recognition particle protein produces MFDTLSDRLTSVLQNLRGKGRLSDADIDATAREIRIALLEADVALPVVRAFIAGVKDRAKGAEVSGALNPAQQVVKIVNEELVGILGGETRRLEHAKNPPTVILLAGLQGSGKTTLSGKLAKWLSGQGHTPMLVACDLQRPNAVTQLQVVGERAGVPVFAPEPGNGTGDPVDVARRSLDEAKRAQHDVVIVDTAGRLGVDEEMMRQAADIRDAVQPDEVLFVVDAMIGQDAVSTAEAFRDGVGFSGVVLTKLDGDARGGAALSVRHVTGQPIMFASNGEKLEDFDVFHPDRMASRILGMGDMLTLIEQAEQAFDADQAEQAAQKLGSGQLTLEDFLEQMQAVRRMGPLQNLLGMLPGANQMKDQLANFDEKHLDRVQAIIHGMTPAERSDPKIINASRRQRIAKGSGVTVSDINDLVNRFFEARKMMQQMAGQFGGFGGGGGKKGKKGKGKNRKGKAKGPTPPKGMRGMPGGFPGLPPGGLPGGMPGAGPDTSQLQGGLNELPAGFDPSKLNFGGKKKK; encoded by the coding sequence GTGTTCGACACCCTTAGCGACCGGCTCACCTCGGTTCTGCAGAACCTGCGCGGCAAGGGCCGGCTCTCGGACGCCGACATCGACGCCACGGCGCGCGAGATCCGCATCGCCCTGCTGGAAGCGGACGTGGCGCTGCCGGTGGTCCGCGCGTTCATCGCGGGTGTCAAGGACCGCGCGAAGGGTGCCGAGGTCTCCGGTGCGCTCAACCCGGCCCAGCAGGTCGTCAAGATCGTCAACGAGGAGCTCGTCGGCATCCTCGGCGGCGAGACCCGCAGGCTGGAGCACGCCAAGAACCCGCCCACGGTGATCCTGCTCGCCGGGCTCCAGGGCTCGGGCAAGACGACCCTGTCCGGGAAGCTCGCCAAGTGGCTCTCCGGCCAGGGGCACACCCCGATGCTGGTGGCCTGCGACCTGCAGCGCCCCAACGCGGTCACCCAGCTCCAGGTCGTCGGCGAACGCGCCGGCGTGCCGGTGTTCGCCCCGGAACCGGGCAACGGCACCGGTGACCCGGTGGACGTGGCGCGGCGCAGCCTCGACGAGGCGAAGCGCGCGCAGCACGACGTGGTCATCGTCGACACCGCGGGCCGCCTCGGCGTGGACGAGGAGATGATGCGCCAGGCTGCGGACATCCGGGACGCCGTCCAGCCGGACGAGGTCCTGTTCGTGGTCGACGCCATGATCGGCCAGGACGCGGTGTCCACCGCGGAGGCCTTCCGGGACGGCGTCGGCTTCTCCGGGGTGGTGCTCACCAAGCTCGACGGCGACGCCCGCGGTGGTGCCGCGCTGTCGGTGCGGCACGTGACCGGCCAGCCGATCATGTTCGCCTCCAACGGGGAGAAGCTGGAGGACTTCGACGTCTTCCACCCGGACCGGATGGCGAGCCGGATCCTGGGCATGGGCGACATGCTCACCCTCATCGAGCAGGCCGAGCAGGCGTTCGACGCCGACCAGGCCGAGCAGGCGGCGCAGAAGCTCGGCTCCGGGCAGCTCACCCTGGAGGACTTCCTGGAGCAGATGCAGGCGGTCCGCCGGATGGGCCCGCTGCAGAACCTGCTGGGCATGCTCCCGGGCGCGAACCAGATGAAGGACCAGCTCGCCAACTTCGACGAGAAGCACCTGGACCGGGTGCAGGCGATCATCCACGGCATGACGCCCGCCGAGCGCTCCGACCCGAAGATCATCAACGCGTCCCGGCGGCAGCGCATCGCCAAGGGTTCCGGCGTCACCGTCAGCGACATCAACGACCTGGTGAACCGCTTCTTCGAGGCCCGCAAGATGATGCAGCAGATGGCCGGCCAGTTCGGCGGCTTCGGCGGCGGGGGCGGCAAGAAGGGCAAGAAGGGCAAGGGCAAGAACCGCAAGGGCAAGGCCAAGGGGCCGACCCCGCCGAAGGGGATGCGCGGCATGCCCGGCGGGTTCCCCGGACTGCCCCCGGGCGGACTCCCCGGCGGGATGCCCGGGGCGGGCCCGGACACGTCCCAGCTGCAGGGCGGGCTCAACGAGCTCCCGGCCGGGTTCGACCCGTCCAAGCTGAACTTCGGCGGCAAGAAGAAGAAATGA